Proteins encoded within one genomic window of Streptomyces taklimakanensis:
- the ptsP gene encoding phosphoenolpyruvate--protein phosphotransferase yields the protein MIGIGVGGGSAVGPVARMAAPPALPAPHTVAPDRIPDERAAVRRALRETATDLRRRAEATDGTASEVLSAQALMADDPALGDRAEALVAEGTDGAHALAVAFGEFRTALEAAGGYFAERVADLDDLRDRSVARLLGLPMPGLPDPGHPHVLVAEDLAPADTALLDPRRVVALVTERGGPTSHTAILARTLGLPAVVGCAGAADLADGREVLVDGAAGTVRTDPSPEAVAEAAEGDRRRRERVARAHGPGRTADGRPVKLLVNLGGLGELPDAAAADSEGVGLFRTEFLFLDRAEAPGLEEQTAAYREVFTAFAGRRVVVRTLDAGADKPLPFVTAADEQNPALGVRGLRATVRDPRLLETQLAAVARAADGSGAEVWVMAPMVSLPREAADFAARVRAHGLPVAGSMVEVPAAALRSGELARACDFLSIGTNDLAQYTFAADRTLGSLAELLDPWQPALLDLVGTTAREGARHGRPVGVCGEAAADPTLALVLTGLGVTSLSAAPGRLGEVRASLAAHTLDDCRRLADLALTASDAASARAAVSEALG from the coding sequence CTGATCGGCATCGGGGTCGGGGGCGGCAGCGCGGTCGGCCCCGTCGCCCGCATGGCGGCACCGCCCGCCCTCCCCGCCCCGCACACCGTCGCCCCCGACCGGATCCCGGACGAGCGCGCGGCGGTACGCCGCGCGCTGCGCGAGACCGCCACCGACCTGAGGCGGCGCGCCGAGGCCACCGACGGAACGGCGAGCGAGGTGCTCTCCGCACAGGCACTGATGGCCGACGACCCCGCACTGGGCGACCGGGCCGAGGCGCTGGTGGCGGAGGGCACCGACGGGGCGCACGCCCTCGCCGTCGCCTTCGGGGAGTTCCGCACCGCACTGGAGGCGGCCGGCGGTTACTTCGCGGAGCGGGTCGCCGACCTGGACGACCTGCGGGACCGCTCGGTCGCCCGACTGCTGGGCCTGCCCATGCCCGGTCTCCCCGACCCCGGACACCCCCACGTCCTGGTCGCCGAGGACCTCGCGCCCGCCGACACCGCCCTGCTCGACCCGCGGCGGGTGGTGGCCCTGGTCACCGAGCGCGGTGGACCCACCAGCCACACCGCCATCCTGGCCAGGACGCTCGGGCTGCCCGCCGTGGTCGGCTGCGCCGGCGCGGCCGACCTGGCCGACGGCCGCGAGGTGCTCGTCGACGGAGCCGCCGGCACCGTCCGGACCGACCCGAGTCCCGAGGCCGTAGCCGAGGCGGCCGAAGGGGACAGGCGCCGTCGCGAGCGGGTGGCACGGGCCCACGGGCCCGGCCGCACCGCCGACGGCCGGCCGGTGAAGCTGCTGGTCAACCTGGGCGGGCTCGGTGAACTCCCGGACGCGGCGGCGGCCGACAGCGAGGGCGTGGGTCTGTTCCGCACCGAGTTCCTCTTCCTCGACCGCGCCGAGGCACCGGGCCTGGAGGAACAGACCGCCGCCTACCGCGAGGTCTTCACCGCCTTCGCCGGGCGCCGCGTCGTCGTGCGGACCCTGGACGCGGGGGCCGACAAGCCGCTGCCGTTCGTCACCGCCGCCGACGAGCAGAACCCGGCCCTGGGGGTGCGTGGACTGCGGGCCACCGTGCGCGATCCGCGGTTGCTGGAGACCCAACTGGCCGCCGTCGCCCGGGCCGCCGACGGCAGCGGGGCCGAGGTGTGGGTGATGGCGCCCATGGTGTCGCTGCCGCGCGAGGCCGCGGACTTCGCCGCACGGGTGCGTGCCCACGGCCTTCCGGTGGCGGGTTCCATGGTGGAGGTGCCCGCGGCGGCCCTGCGCTCCGGAGAGCTGGCGCGGGCGTGCGACTTCCTCAGCATCGGCACCAACGACCTCGCCCAGTACACCTTCGCGGCCGACCGGACCCTCGGCTCCCTCGCCGAACTGCTGGACCCCTGGCAACCGGCCCTGCTGGACCTGGTGGGCACGACGGCGCGCGAGGGCGCCCGGCACGGCCGTCCGGTCGGGGTGTGCGGCGAGGCCGCGGCCGACCCGACGCTCGCCCTCGTCCTGACGGGATTGGGCGTGACGAGCCTGTCGGCGGCCCCCGGCCGGCTGGGGGAGGTGCGGGCGTCATTGGCCGCCCACACGCTCGACGACTGCAGGCGCCTCGCGGACCTCGCGCTCACCGCCTCCGACGCCGCCTCGGCGCGCGCGGCGGTGT
- a CDS encoding HPr family phosphocarrier protein: MPQRTVVIGSRSGLHARPASLFVQAAARRPVEVTIAREGQAPVDARSLLSVLALGAGHGDSVVLTAEGEGAEEAVEELAGLLASDLDAEESR, encoded by the coding sequence ATGCCCCAGCGCACCGTCGTCATAGGCTCCCGCAGCGGACTGCACGCCCGCCCGGCCTCGCTGTTCGTCCAGGCCGCCGCCCGCCGGCCGGTCGAGGTGACCATCGCCCGCGAGGGGCAGGCGCCGGTCGACGCCCGTAGCCTGCTCTCCGTGCTCGCCCTGGGCGCCGGACACGGCGACTCCGTGGTGCTGACCGCCGAGGGCGAGGGCGCCGAGGAGGCCGTCGAGGAACTGGCCGGGCTCCTGGCGAGCGACCTGGACGCCGAGGAGTCGCGGTGA
- a CDS encoding PTS fructose transporter subunit IIABC codes for MSELITAELVDLDLSADTREAAVRSLAERMAGVGRVTDLDGLLADVAAREAQMPTGLEGGIAIPHCRSEHVTEPTLAFGRSGTGIDFGAPDGRPADLVFLIAAPAGAHSDHLTILSALARRLADEDFTATLRAAGDAAAAAALVRGDEPPAGPPGEGGTAEAPADAGTAPGEERERPGEEPADEPPAAPFRIVAVTSCPTGIAHTYMAAEALERAGREAGVEVVVETQGSAGFTRLAPETIAAADGVILAHDVEVRERARFAGKPTVDVGVKTAVNRPAELIEQVRAKAARGETAPAAGADGAGDADDRAGDHTPGSGEGFGSRLRRYLMSGVSYMVPFVAAGGLLIALSFALGGYEIANAESVAEHFVWTETESWAALLNQVGGAAFGFLVPVLAGYIAYGMADRPGLVPGFVGGAVAVTVEAGFLGGLVAGLIAGGVVMAIQRVEIPATLRGIMPVLVIPLLGSAAVGFLMFVVVGEPIAALQKALTDWLSGLSGSNAAVLGAVLGLMMCFDLGGPLNKVAYAFAVGGLTTPNDGSLKVMAAVMAAGMVPPLAMALATTVRGRLFTRTERENGKAAWVLGASFITEGAIPFAAADPLRVIPSVMAGGAVTGALSMAFGATLRAPHGGVFVVPLIGGPLLHLVAIAAGTVIATTLVVLLKSGREASDGGRTATTGTESKAPVAA; via the coding sequence ATGAGTGAGTTGATCACCGCGGAACTGGTCGACCTCGACCTGTCCGCCGACACCAGGGAAGCGGCCGTGCGGTCGCTCGCCGAGCGGATGGCCGGGGTCGGACGCGTCACCGACCTCGACGGCCTCCTCGCCGACGTGGCCGCGCGCGAGGCGCAGATGCCGACCGGTCTGGAGGGCGGCATCGCCATCCCGCACTGCCGCAGCGAACACGTCACGGAGCCGACCCTGGCCTTCGGACGCAGCGGCACCGGCATCGATTTCGGCGCCCCGGACGGCCGCCCGGCCGACCTGGTCTTCCTGATCGCCGCACCGGCCGGAGCGCACTCCGACCACCTGACGATCCTCTCCGCCCTGGCCCGCCGACTGGCCGACGAGGACTTCACGGCCACGCTGCGCGCCGCCGGCGACGCGGCGGCCGCGGCCGCCCTGGTGCGCGGCGACGAGCCACCCGCCGGACCTCCCGGTGAAGGGGGCACCGCGGAGGCGCCCGCCGACGCCGGGACGGCGCCGGGGGAGGAGCGGGAGCGGCCCGGGGAGGAGCCGGCGGACGAACCCCCCGCCGCACCCTTCCGGATCGTCGCCGTCACCTCCTGCCCGACCGGCATCGCCCACACCTACATGGCGGCCGAGGCCCTGGAACGGGCCGGACGGGAGGCCGGTGTCGAGGTGGTCGTCGAGACCCAGGGGTCGGCCGGGTTCACCCGGCTGGCCCCGGAGACGATCGCCGCGGCCGACGGTGTGATCCTCGCGCACGACGTGGAGGTGCGGGAACGGGCCCGCTTCGCGGGCAAGCCCACCGTCGACGTCGGGGTGAAGACCGCCGTCAACCGGCCCGCCGAACTGATCGAACAGGTACGGGCCAAGGCGGCCCGCGGCGAGACCGCACCCGCCGCCGGCGCGGACGGCGCCGGCGACGCCGACGACCGAGCCGGTGACCACACCCCCGGGTCCGGCGAGGGCTTCGGTTCCCGGCTGCGCCGCTACCTGATGAGCGGCGTGAGCTACATGGTCCCGTTCGTCGCCGCGGGCGGTCTGCTCATCGCCCTCTCCTTCGCGCTCGGCGGCTACGAGATCGCGAACGCGGAGTCCGTGGCCGAGCACTTCGTGTGGACCGAGACCGAGAGCTGGGCCGCCCTGCTCAACCAGGTCGGCGGCGCCGCCTTCGGCTTCCTCGTGCCCGTCCTCGCCGGGTACATCGCCTACGGCATGGCCGACCGCCCCGGACTGGTACCCGGATTCGTCGGCGGCGCCGTCGCCGTCACCGTCGAGGCGGGCTTCCTCGGCGGCCTCGTCGCCGGTCTGATCGCGGGCGGCGTGGTGATGGCGATCCAGCGGGTCGAGATCCCGGCGACCCTGCGCGGCATCATGCCCGTCCTGGTGATCCCGCTCCTGGGCTCGGCGGCCGTCGGCTTCCTGATGTTCGTGGTGGTCGGCGAGCCGATCGCCGCCCTCCAGAAGGCGCTCACCGACTGGTTGAGCGGTCTGTCCGGCTCCAACGCGGCCGTCCTGGGCGCCGTGCTCGGCCTGATGATGTGCTTCGACCTGGGCGGCCCCCTCAACAAGGTGGCCTACGCCTTCGCCGTCGGCGGCCTGACCACGCCCAACGACGGCAGCCTGAAGGTGATGGCCGCCGTGATGGCCGCCGGCATGGTGCCGCCGCTGGCGATGGCGCTGGCCACGACGGTGCGCGGCAGGTTGTTCACCCGGACCGAGCGGGAGAACGGCAAGGCGGCCTGGGTGCTGGGCGCCTCGTTCATCACCGAGGGCGCCATCCCCTTCGCCGCCGCCGACCCGCTGCGGGTCATCCCGTCCGTGATGGCCGGCGGCGCGGTCACCGGAGCCCTGTCCATGGCCTTCGGCGCCACTCTGCGCGCTCCGCACGGCGGCGTCTTCGTGGTGCCGCTGATCGGCGGTCCGCTGCTCCACCTGGTGGCGATCGCCGCCGGCACGGTGATCGCCACCACCCTGGTCGTCCTCCTCAAGAGCGGCCGCGAGGCGTCGGACGGCGGGCGGACCGCGACCACCGGGACCGAGTCGAAGGCACCGGTGGCCGCCTGA
- the pfkB gene encoding 1-phosphofructokinase: MILTVTPNPSLDRAYELPVLRRGTVLRAGADRVDPGGKGVNVSRAVAAAGRRTVAIVPLGGPEGEVLARLLGERGIEAVGVPIAGSTRVNITLVEPDGTLTKVNAPGPELTPAEAEALLEAVRTRSSGVDWIACCGSLPRGLRPRWYAELVRRAHRAGARIALDTSGAALAAALEERPDVVKPNAAELAEVVGRPLTTVGDAVKAAEELRERGARAVLASLGADGQLLVDDDGAHFGRAPVAAVRSDVGAGDASLAGFLAAGGAGPGALAAAVAHGAAAVQLPGSAMPTPADLDPAAVTTTADVPLDRALTEPAP; encoded by the coding sequence ATGATCCTCACCGTCACCCCCAACCCGAGCCTGGACCGCGCCTACGAACTGCCGGTCCTCCGGCGCGGCACGGTCCTGCGGGCCGGAGCCGACCGGGTCGATCCCGGCGGCAAGGGCGTCAACGTCTCCCGTGCCGTCGCGGCGGCCGGCCGTCGAACGGTCGCGATCGTCCCGCTCGGCGGACCGGAGGGCGAGGTGCTCGCCCGACTGCTCGGCGAACGCGGCATCGAGGCGGTGGGCGTCCCGATCGCCGGTTCCACCCGGGTCAACATCACCCTGGTCGAACCCGACGGAACGCTCACCAAGGTCAACGCCCCCGGCCCCGAACTCACCCCCGCCGAGGCCGAGGCGCTGCTGGAGGCCGTGCGGACGCGTTCGTCCGGTGTCGACTGGATCGCCTGCTGCGGCAGCCTCCCGCGCGGGCTGCGGCCCCGGTGGTACGCCGAACTGGTCCGCCGCGCCCACCGGGCCGGAGCACGGATCGCCCTGGACACCTCCGGAGCCGCCCTGGCCGCGGCGCTGGAGGAGCGGCCGGACGTGGTCAAGCCGAACGCGGCGGAACTCGCCGAGGTCGTCGGGCGTCCCCTGACCACGGTCGGCGACGCCGTCAAGGCCGCCGAGGAACTGCGCGAACGCGGTGCCCGGGCGGTCCTGGCCAGCCTCGGGGCCGACGGCCAACTCCTGGTCGACGACGACGGCGCGCACTTCGGTCGCGCCCCGGTCGCCGCGGTGCGCAGCGACGTCGGCGCGGGCGACGCCTCACTGGCGGGCTTCCTGGCCGCCGGGGGCGCCGGGCCCGGAGCGCTCGCGGCGGCCGTCGCCCACGGCGCCGCCGCCGTGCAACTGCCCGGCAGCGCCATGCCGACCCCGGCCGACCTGGACCCGGCGGCGGTCACCACCACCGCGGACGTCCCCCTCGACCGCGCCCTGACGGAACCGGCGCCGTGA
- a CDS encoding DeoR/GlpR family DNA-binding transcription regulator: MYAAERQQEILRMARESGRVDVPTLAEEFRVTAETVRRDLKVLDRAGLVRRVHGGAIPVGRLDFEPDVVERDAVATDEKERVARAALAELPLDGSVILDAGTTIARFAAGIPVDSVLTVVTHALPVAARLADHPGIALHLVGGRVRHRTRAAVDSWALRAYGEINADVLFLATNGFSPDGGLTTPDLAEAAVKRAAVAAARRVVLLADSGKFGQEHFARFADLSDVDLLVTDTGLDADDARAIERRGTRVVRA, from the coding sequence ATGTATGCAGCGGAGCGTCAGCAGGAGATCCTGCGCATGGCCCGCGAGAGCGGACGGGTCGACGTGCCGACCCTGGCCGAGGAGTTCCGGGTGACCGCCGAGACCGTGCGGCGCGATCTGAAGGTCCTCGACCGCGCCGGACTGGTCCGCCGTGTCCACGGGGGCGCCATCCCCGTCGGCCGCCTCGACTTCGAGCCCGACGTCGTCGAGCGCGACGCCGTCGCCACCGACGAGAAGGAACGCGTCGCACGCGCCGCGCTGGCCGAACTCCCCCTCGACGGAAGCGTGATCCTCGACGCGGGCACCACCATCGCCCGCTTCGCCGCCGGCATCCCCGTGGACTCCGTCCTCACCGTCGTCACCCACGCGCTGCCCGTCGCCGCCCGGCTCGCCGACCATCCCGGCATCGCGCTCCACCTCGTCGGCGGCCGCGTCCGGCACCGCACCCGGGCCGCCGTGGACTCCTGGGCCCTGCGCGCCTACGGCGAGATCAACGCCGACGTGCTCTTCCTCGCCACCAACGGCTTCTCACCCGACGGCGGCCTGACCACTCCCGACCTGGCGGAGGCCGCCGTCAAACGCGCCGCCGTCGCGGCCGCCCGGCGGGTCGTCCTGCTCGCCGACTCCGGCAAGTTCGGGCAGGAGCACTTCGCCCGCTTCGCCGACCTCTCCGACGTCGACCTGCTCGTCACCGACACCGGACTGGACGCCGATGACGCCCGCGCCATCGAGCGCCGGGGCACGCGGGTGGTGCGCGCATGA
- a CDS encoding dienelactone hydrolase family protein, producing MTTVTTRTVEYPADNLTMIGHLALPADAERRPAVLIGPEGMGLSDVERRRAEALAELGYVALAFDLHGGRYLEDPEEMLARCMPLLADPDRMRGIGHAALNVLRAESRADPDRIAAVGYGTGGAVALELGRDGVDLRAIGTVNATTTGRPGEAARIRCPVWAGVGSEDPIMPPAQREAFTTEMQAAGVDWRLVVYGGALHAFHHPPVDHTVPPGVGYHPRHAQRAWRDIVALLAECLPVTD from the coding sequence ATGACGACGGTCACGACCCGTACGGTCGAATACCCGGCCGACAACCTGACAATGATCGGACACCTCGCGCTCCCGGCCGATGCCGAGCGCCGGCCCGCAGTCCTGATCGGACCCGAGGGGATGGGGCTCAGCGATGTCGAGCGCCGGCGGGCCGAGGCTCTGGCCGAGCTGGGGTACGTGGCGCTGGCCTTCGACCTCCACGGCGGACGCTATTTGGAAGACCCAGAGGAAATGTTGGCCCGTTGCATGCCGCTGCTCGCCGATCCCGACCGCATGCGAGGAATCGGCCACGCCGCGCTCAACGTGTTGCGTGCCGAATCACGGGCCGACCCCGACCGGATCGCCGCCGTCGGCTACGGCACCGGGGGCGCAGTCGCACTGGAACTCGGTCGTGATGGCGTCGACCTGCGCGCGATCGGGACAGTCAACGCAACCACCACGGGCCGACCGGGCGAGGCGGCACGCATTCGCTGCCCGGTATGGGCCGGGGTCGGGTCGGAAGACCCGATCATGCCGCCCGCGCAACGGGAGGCGTTCACCACAGAGATGCAGGCCGCGGGCGTCGACTGGCGCCTCGTGGTCTACGGAGGAGCCCTTCACGCCTTTCACCACCCACCGGTCGACCACACCGTGCCTCCCGGCGTCGGCTACCACCCACGGCACGCACAGCGAGCCTGGCGTGACATCGTCGCCCTGCTCGCCGAGTGCCTGCCCGTCACGGACTGA
- a CDS encoding FadR/GntR family transcriptional regulator produces MTAAARGQHARVLDILGLAITAGEHPPGSVLRTDELAESLGVSRPVMREAVRVLESMRLVESRRRVGVTVRPAAEWNVYDPQVIRWRLAGSDRPRQLRSLTVLRSAVEPVAAGLAARNATPEQCAELTERALGMVATSRGGRLEEYLVHDVAFHRIVLNASANEMFAQLGDLVAEVLAGRTHHRVMFDDPAPAAVTLHVRVAEAVREGDAVRAERLTREITVGALRELDILTP; encoded by the coding sequence ATGACCGCAGCGGCCCGGGGGCAGCACGCCCGTGTACTGGACATCCTCGGGCTCGCCATCACCGCCGGTGAGCATCCGCCCGGAAGTGTGCTGCGCACCGACGAGCTGGCCGAGAGCCTCGGGGTGTCGCGCCCGGTGATGCGCGAGGCGGTCCGGGTGCTGGAGTCGATGCGCCTGGTGGAGTCCCGCCGTCGAGTGGGTGTGACCGTGCGCCCCGCGGCGGAGTGGAACGTCTACGACCCCCAGGTCATCAGGTGGCGCCTGGCCGGCTCCGACCGCCCCCGCCAGTTGCGTTCCCTCACCGTGCTGCGTTCGGCGGTCGAGCCCGTCGCCGCGGGGCTGGCCGCGCGCAACGCCACCCCGGAGCAGTGCGCGGAGCTCACCGAGCGTGCCCTCGGCATGGTCGCCACCTCCCGGGGCGGGCGGCTGGAGGAGTACCTCGTCCACGACGTCGCCTTCCACCGGATCGTGCTGAACGCCTCGGCGAACGAGATGTTCGCGCAGCTGGGCGACCTCGTCGCCGAGGTGCTGGCCGGACGCACCCACCACCGGGTGATGTTCGACGACCCCGCTCCGGCGGCCGTCACCCTCCATGTGCGGGTCGCCGAGGCGGTTCGGGAAGGCGACGCCGTCCGCGCCGAGCGGCTGACCCGTGAGATCACGGTGGGCGCCCTCCGGGAGCTGGACATCCTGACGCCCTGA